DNA sequence from the Oncorhynchus kisutch isolate 150728-3 unplaced genomic scaffold, Okis_V2 Okis07a-Okis12b_hom, whole genome shotgun sequence genome:
CGGACCGGGTCTGGAACAAGTGAGCCCCTACAGCATTGTTAGCAGCATACATTTGACCTGCCATTAATTGAATTGGAATAGATTGAGGACTGGCAGAGTATCTACGTCTGGCCCCCCCGACGTGAAGTTTGCAGATCAGTGTTAAATGGGGCATCGGATCCGAGCCAATGTCTACTTTTTCGCTGACTTAATGTGACACTTATTGACATGAGTGTGTTGTGGTTCTAACAGAGATCGGCAACGCGTACGCCGTGCTTAGCAACCCAGACAAGAGAAAGCAGTATGACCTCACGGGGGCAGAGGAGCCGACCAGCCCTGGCCACGCCCACAGCCAAGGGTTTGACTTCCACCGGGGCTTCGAGGCCGACATCACTCCCGAGGACCTCTTCAACATGTTCTTCGGAGGAGGATTCCCCTCTTGTAAGAGACACGCATACATTTTGAAGTTAATTTCATCGTGGTTGCAGAGTTTCTCAATGTTTAATAAACAAGTCTTAATTCATTACATCAATTAAACACAATTGTCTTGCTCAAACATCAATGTTTATTAAATGAGTATTGTATTGCAAGTCTTTGCCGAGTCACTAACAGGGTACCTCCTCTCCACAGCGGCTGCCCACACGTTCACCAACGGCAGGGCGCGATACAGCCAGCAGACGGACCAAAGacgggagagagcagaggagaggggagaggtatgCATGCATGTCTGGCATCTACACTGCCAGATGTATACTGTGACTGTCAATATAATACCTAGTGAGTCTGGGGTAACTTCAGGTCAGACTTCCATAGCAGACCCCCCTCTACAAGCTATGGGAGTCTCGGCAGCATATTGCAGGCTCTGTTTTAGTGAAGGACGCAACCGTTCCAGCCTTGACTGGGATGAGCTCTAGTTAATTTCGGTGTGCTACATAGTAAAGCAGGAAAACATGCAAGGTCACTAACAGGACAGTACATGTCTTAAAATATTAAAtagtaatatatgccatttagctgaCTATCCCAAGCGgcttagtcatgcgtgcatacattttacgtatgggtgatcctgggaatcaaacccactatcctgccgttgcaagtgccatgctctaacaactgagctgcaggacaaaATAGTGTATGCTTAGTGATTTTTGTAATCTGTTTTCCAGGGAGGGTTCTCCATGTTTATCCAGCTGATACCCATCGTTGTACTCATCCTGGTGTCCATCTTGAGCCAACTGATGGTGTCTACCCCCCCCTACAGCCTCTACTCCAGACcgtacgtgtacacacacacacacacgctggggtCGTGCTCAGTGTGGATCACAGTACTTAAAGGTTGTGTTCATATTGGGAACATCATGTATTTAAGTGGTACCACTCCGTTTCAAAACGTTTTCTCCCACCTGAACACGGCCCAGGCCTTTTATTCTGTACCCCTGCTCCACATGCTCGGGGCTGAAAAATACTGTCAAATGGTGACATGGTTGGTGTATGTAACGGACACACCTACCAGTAAAGTACTGATGCATTGCCTCCTCTCTTCACCAGGTATAAAAAGCTATACATCTCGCTGTTCTCAGAACAGCCGTATGTAACCTGatgcctgtcctctgtcctctccaggTCCACGGGGCAGACGGTGAAACGGCAGACGGAGAACCTGCATGTGGATTACTACGTCAACAGAGACTTCAAGACAGAGTACAAGGGCTCCAATCTGCAGAAGATTGAGAAGAACGTGGAGGAGGATTACGTGTCTAATGTCAGAAACAACtgctggaaggagaggcagacgagTAGGTGTCCATCATGCCTCTATtagttgggcggtatccagatgttcataccgtttctgtaccataccAGGTACTACCAGAAGTATTAAAACAATTTAggcaacagggatcttgatccaggaggagATTAAATGTCTCTGCTGTAATCTAGCCACGTACCTAGCAAGTTAGAAAACCAAATGCCTAGCTGAAGCTCTGACCTGGATATAATTGATTTGACACAGATTTCTTAGTTATAAGCAGTGGCGTAGCACGCAGCCCCTGCAGGGTATAATTACAGTGAGGACTTCAATCAAATTAGCCCCATGTAAAGCAATACAAGTTACTCGTACAAAACAGGCATTAATTTCCTTCTATTTTGTGACTAAAGCATTCCCTCGACGTAGCTTAGTGTGACATTGTTGATATTGACAGTCTTCTgttcatctccctttctctctcagaaACAGACTTGCTGTATGCTGCTAAGGTCTACAGAGACGACCGCCTGCGTAAGAAGGCTGAGCTGATGACCATGGATAACTGCAAGGAGCTGGACAGACTAAATGACCTGTTCAGAGGGGGCTGAGCCCGCCCGATGACGCAGGCTCCCACAGGACGCTTTTAGAAGAGATATATGAATAGATATAATAtgtatgtaaatgttttttttttaaggaaaacCATGGAGATTGAAAGGaggaaaaatacaaataattagCCTTACCGTTGACGTTATAAGttgtccccatccctcccccagtATCCATCTTTCCATCCTCctcaccaccccctcctccctgggAACTGCCTTGCTGCATCTCAATGAACCAACTGAAGAATAGACCAACCTCTCAAAACACTTGAGAACCACaacttctttctcttctctttgctTGTCTTTTTGTGTTTTCTGGAAATAAGAGCCCACTCTGGAAATGAACACTGACTGGAAAAAGCAGAAGGCATTGTGGTGGTGCCTCGAGTATTGAAGCGCCAAGCATTCTGCTGTAACAAGCAAATCACTGTCTTCTTCACTCTAGATAACTACTTCACCTGCTTGACTTAAACAAGATTTTTAGGCTCATCTGGAGATGCTGCCCTCCTTCCAATCCATACATTAGCAGTGCTAGTATTGTGAGGAACCCAGAGAATGCTTCCTAGCTACCACAGTGGAACCCACAGTGGAACCTTGTGTGGAGTTACATGGACCTTGAAGTTCATTCCGCAGATGAAGAAATGACCACTGTCTCACTTGAACTTTTTTTGGCCTGGGAAAAAATGTGAAGTCGGAACCATAATCTTCATCAATTGTATATTTTTCATTTTGAATGTTTGAAAATTTATGGAGTTATTTAAGTAGAAAAACAAGGTTTTTCTTCATTGCTCGATTAATCATTTGAATAAACAATAAATTATTACCAGAAGCAGTTTTGATTTGTTTCGAGCACAAGAGCATGTGCAATTGTGTGTATGAAGCAGATGGAAGGGCAGGTTAAACACCCTTTTAAAATGTGTTCATAGTACTCAGACTGTAGGCCTATTCTCTCCACATAATATTCTCCCTGGCATACGGATCCGTTACTCTAGTAGTTTGTATACAGTCTCACTTTTGTTTTGCAGGAAGCCTCGTTCTCAACCTAATATGTCCTCACCATATTTATGAGGCTTGTAAAAGATGTGTTGTGGATTTGTATGGCTACATGCTACATGCTCCAGCTTGGTACCCAAACAGGTTGGTACTGTGATTCTTAAAACTGAAATGCAACTGATCAAGTCTACTAGAAAGGAGTCTTTGCTGTTTTTCCTGGAAGTCCATGAGAATTGTGGTGTTTCTGGAAAAATACATAGGCCTACAGTGATTATCACTTGTATTgatcagtggtgggaaaagtactccattgtcatacttgagtaaaaggaaAGATACTTttgtaattttctattaaggtaagtcacccagtaaatacTAAGTAATTGGTGTTAAATGTAAATGGTTTTAAATGTAGCAAAACTAAATGGaactgctaaaatgtacttaggTAGTAATAGTATAAACTACTTCAAATGctgtatattaagcaaaccagcaCACTTTTCTTGCCTTTTCTAAATTGACATAACTGGGCACACAGACAATTTTCAAAGgatgcatgtgtttagtgagtctgccagatcagaagcagtagggataaCTAGGCATGTACTCTTgatgtgtgtgaattagaccagtCTCCTGCCAAAATgtaatacttttgggtgtcacggaaaatgtatggagtaaaaagtacattattttctttagaaaaGTAGTAAAGTAAATGTTGGCAAATATTAATGGTAAAGTACagaccccccccaacacacaaaaaacactacttaagtaaaaatactgaaGTACTACACTGATTAATATTGCCTTAAAACAGAAAGCAAGACAATTTCTCAGTAAAAATCATCAAATCGGTCATTAATATACGTTTGTTCGTGGCATGCGTGAACTTCGAACATCTGTGGGCGTGGAGTGACCACGTGTACTGTAAGTGCCATGTATCTATTGGCACTGATAGGTTTATTGTTGTCACGTGACTAATCCCACATCCGGGAAGGGAATTGCATGACAGGCGATTTGTTGACACCGAATAGGACCAATAGTGTAACATTTGGGAAAGTGtgaaattattttttttaccGATGTTTGGTGCAGTCATTTAACTTTGGATTCACATGCCGACCAATTGCAACTATTTTCTAGCACCGGTGCTGTCATCATGCATCATAACAGTTGTATCCCGGTTTTTCTCGTTGGCTTACTATCTTTCTATGGATTTCTGAGCTGTGTGTCTTCATGTAGTAAGGAACCTGAAACACCGGACTGGCGGATGACTTTAAAAACCATTCGCAATGGGATCCATAACATTGACAAATACCTCAACGTTGCTCTGGACTTATTTGGAGGACAAGATGGACTGTGTCACTATGAATGCAGCGATGGTAAGGTCTCTcaggccacacacacagtcagtactTGTTGGTAATGGAAATAAAAACATGGCCATAACTACTTTGCTTATTATGCAGACAGGCCATTTATTAAAAAGCTCAGTTGAAAGTGATTATGTTCCACAAACAAAGCAGATAAGCACCACTGTAGCCATCTTGAGTTGTAAACCATTAAACTGGTACAGTGccacccccaacacacactgtAGTTTCTCTGAACAGGTTGTCTCTCTCAACAAGATTAAAGAAGAACTCTGAACACCTCTACCTTTGCTCTTTCCTTGCAGGTTACAAACCAGAACCCCGGCCTGGTTACAAACCAAACCCACCCAATGGATGTGGGTCACCCCTGTTCGGATTCCAGGTGAGCTAGTGTCATGTATGACTTTGATCTATAGCAGTGGTCTTCCCTATTAGtcctgtggggggtgcagtgtgtGTTTTCCCAGTCCAGCACTAACCCACCTAGTTTAGCAACTCATGTTTTTTTATGATTAGCAGAGACCTGTGTTTCAGACTGACGACTGCACACACTATAGTGTATTGCTATAGCTGCGGCTCTTCAGGACCAGAAatgaagacccccccccccccctcagccaTAGTAGGGCGGGTCCCCTGTACGGCGACCATTGTTTATAGGAATGTTATTACACctgtcatattatatattgcTTTGAATATTTGTGAGCATTGATCTAATGGTCATCTCTCTTGTCTACTCTACAGTTTGACATCGGCATCCCGTCCTTGACCAAGTGCTGTAACCAGCACGACCGTTGCTATGACACCTGTAACCGTGATAAACACGACTGTGACGATGAGTTCCAGGAATGCCTGGAGACCATCTGTAGGAGATTACAGAAGATGTTGGGACTGGCCCAGAGTGTCCAAGGTAAGATGGCAACTGGGTTGTGTTTGTTAGGGCATGCAACAGAAAACGGTTTACAACGGAACACGACAATGTGTTTCCTATTGTAGTTCCTGccagtttcagtctgttttcttccatcTTGTTTCTTTCTGTTTTCTTCCATGTGTTGCCTATTGAACACCACGCTGATTCATGTATTGATATGCCCCCAGTGTTGAACACAGAGCAGGACTTGACTCAAGCATTCCTCACAGTTAATTCAATAATGTACCCACCATCTTGTAGCCTGGTTAAATCATACTGAACCCTGCACTCACCATTGTCAATTGTTTCACTTTCACTTCACTGGTGAGTTCAGCATTCAGTCAGGTTTAACCAGTCTAACAATCTTGCTGGTGCGGAAGATCATACAACTCCCCCTGATGGCATTTCTGGTGAGGTCTATAATTTAGGGTGAGGTCTATATCCATATTAGGGCATGCAACAGAAAACAGGTGGTtcaagtcctgaatgctgattggctgaaagccgtggtatatcataTCATACAACGGGTatgaaaaaacatgtatttttactgcacctattaagttggtaaccagtttataatagcaatgtcaccttgtttttttttgtgtatggccaatataccacggctgtgttgtgtcgtgcataagaacagcccttagccgtggaatattggccatataccacaccccctcgggccatATTTCTTAATTATAGTACTGCAATGTTGAGGGAgctagcacaagcatttcactgcaccttttaTACCTACTGTAAactgtgcacgtgacaaataacatttgatattGATTCATTTTTCTGTGTGTTTCATATGTCTGTATATAATGATCAAGTCGtgtttccatgtctctctctatacAGCTTGTGAGAATACTGTGACCCTGCTGTTTGAGGCTGTCATGCACATGGGGTGTAAACCTTACATGGACAGCCAGAGAGACTCCTGCATATGCAAATTTGAAGTCAAGAGGGATCTATGAGCTGCCATCCAGAGGGGATTCTGGAATAGTCAAGCCACCAGAGAAACATTGAAGTCAATACTGTATCTTGGGATAGAGCTGTGGAAGTTTCCATTGATAACAATGTGCTAAGCCTTGTGAAGGGGCCTGGATGTGCTCTCAATGAATGAACGTTGGGTGATCTGAGTTTTTAAATTGCTATTTGATAATTTTGTAGAATTGTTCTCCTATGCAAAGGTTGTTTGGTGGTTGTTGTCATGTATGTCATTTGTTTGTTCTGCCACACATTTATATGAAGTATAAATTAAGAGAGAATATGAATGTTTATAAAAGGTACGAAGACATTGGAAGACAAATGTATGACTACAAGCACATAATGATACAGTGATGAGGGTAATGGCTACATTATATTGCCCAGTAAGTGTATTGTTTTGGTTACACTtctgtaaccgatgtgaaatggctagctagttagcggtggtgcgcgctaatagcgtttcaatcggtgacgtcactcacaAGGGCCGaggattttgtggagcgatgtttaacgatgcttcgtgggtgtcagttgtcaatgtgtgcagagggtccctggttcgagcccggcgaGGATacagactaaagttatactgttacacttctCCGCCCATGCATTGGCTATATAGCCTGCTTTATTTCGCATGTGTGGCTACTGAATATGAGCAGCGAGAACGATGAGAGCGGACACTTGTACATTCTCTTGCCACTTGATTCTCCTCCCACGCATAGGCAGCCTACTCTATTTCATTGAGACCAGACTATAATCTCTCGGGGACTAATTcatgtggacagatgaaactgcGAGAATCTGTCAATGCACATGTAGGATTATGTGGTTGATGAGCAACATTGAGGGGTTCAATTAATATGCCCGGGCGCCCGACAATGCGTGTTTTTTTACCGGGTGAAAGTTGATTGCGTTTGTTTTGGAACCGGCCTGCCTCCCGGGTGTGAGACAGGTGCCCGGTTCAAAGCCCACGGAGAAATCCGCTCAAAACGTAAATAGTACGTGGAGTAAAGAGTACggttctgtgttttcacatgtaaaagtgattgcttttgaCAAAAGCATCCGCTTTCCCAATGAAATCTAGTTTGAAAATGTAAACATATTTTGAATGGAAAAGAGatgtaggcctatatgtttctGGATGACGCACCTTGTTGACAGAGCGGCACAGACTACTGTTTGACTTGAAAAGGGCACTCCTCCTCCCTTAGTGCTTTTGCCAATTCACGTCAAAGGACATACCGATGCCCCGCGGTTCACCATTTTATTTAACTGTTTTTTAACCAGGAAAAAAACAGAGACCCAGAGACGCTTTTTCAAGGGATACATGGCCGAAAATGCCGtaacaatcaatacattacaggaTTAAAACACAACAATATGATCCAGCCCCCAAAAAGCATTTACACTACTCTGTAACAGTCTCCCATGAACATTTAAATTCATtgtggcactaacatatctagatgaagtaTGGATTGTAGACTACACCATACCTCTGGTGCACAAGACAACAAGGCAGTCTTGCTTAATAGTGCAAATGTCCTGAGGACTTtaagtaggtagcctagtggttagagctgtgggccagtaacagaaaggttgctagattgaatccccaagctgacaaggtaaaaatatgtagttctggccctgaacaaggcaattaactcactgttcctaggccatcattgtaaataagaatttgttcttaactgacttgcctagtgaaataaatgttttttttaaagtagcaACTGCCCAtcagaccgggtatggtaactgctggtggtgaaggagaccagactacataGATGAAGAGGGAGTTTACACAAAAGGGTTTAGTAGATGAACACTTACATATAATCAATCCTCCCAGtagtttctggatttgtttttttgttgtttatttggaCGAATCAGGATTGGGCAAATGCATGCATAAAGTGCTAATCAGCAGTTACATCATTTTTTAAAAcgtataaattaatgatatgcaCACATTGATTCTTGAACAATATAATAATTTATAAATgcatcatgagcttagttcaactggcATACAACATCAAAACCCCAattataagcttgttttactacgATGTTTGTAAACAGAGAAAATGTCAAACAAATAGCCTACtgcagcctcaaaacatggtttaaACTATCATGTTGATACAATGGCTGtgcagtccttgcatccatagctctgtctatgatttTGAGAGAGGTTACATTCCtcaagccccatccctcagcgttTTACTGACAACCTCTTTATTATTGTTTCGACTGCTGCTTTAACTGGTGCTGTCACGACATCCGCCAAAGTCGGCCCCTCTCATTGTTCCGACTCATTGTACCGACTTTCTAGCCAtggccgatccacttttcattttccattggttttgtcttccatcacacctggttccaattccatcaattaaTTACATgtatatttaaccctctgttacACCCCCCCATGTCCGTAATTGTTTGTTGTCAGtgcttgtgcacgtctgtcctggggcctgttgcacaaaagtagaattaagacatccgggataaatgactcagctgagctcaatgaagccaaaacatgtgcgtccaggcttaattggttgcacaaagaccaagccaggatgagcagacacggattcattaagccaggtgaaaccaatcctggataggtgcgcgctcacggctcactcaaatagaccccgccacagatcacagattaactgatttaccatggcaactagagccgcgtacttttccccgtcggaagcacaaatcctcatggaggcatacgaggaggtaaaagatataattaagaagaaaggcaacactgccacagtgataaagcaaagggaaaaagcgtggcaaagtattgcagaccgcctgaatgcgtaagtagtgcacaattacacactcaccgctccgctgaaacatcacaattacaattcaaatattttaattcacatctccaaaaatgcagttgtactgtataaattatgaaacggttaaatttttttattgaaatgcactgcagatatgagtgaaattgtgtaaagtaactccatcacactgtataaagctatgatacattttttgatatttttactgaaaacaagacaaaaataccaagtaattttttgcagtgtgactccattaaatgtgtgtgtgtgtgtgtgtgtgtgtgtgtgtgtagattaaacatgaacgggccaaaacggacatggcagcaggtcaaaatcaaatacaagaacattctgcagaatggtatggtccctgactaatatttaacaaagcacaagcatatattgtacccagaaggtgcctgctcacacattgtctgtactgttttagctgcgctaattgtattgtgttcacagagctcacaagctatcagaaagttgtatggcaaccacctccggcgccaaatagaactggcagacatagacattcagtacaagaagaaaaagatggaaaatcttgcaatggagttcgaaataaaaaagaggacaattaggaaactggaccttgaaataaaaaaacttgagagggaggtgagatatgccttcaatgtacactgtatgctaactgtaacacaaatgtattaatcattatttttctttcctcccccagctccaagaagatgacacagctcaaaataaaaattaggtatattctcgtaaagtcaagtgagccatgacatatgagctcttattgtgagcacacaggacgggggcatctttctaagtttttttttattttcccagcaatcagtacaaccaagtcatcgttataaggcatcgccctcttttgcccacccccccagcaccaggtgtggccactagcctatatgaaggcccaaaattgtgtgttcctttctgctctgacaatggcatgcccattcgtgcgagatgtggtggatgaagaagcacttgtgctgaggagagccttcaggcgagaaagggtcttcagggaccggttggacgcactggccttccctgatgaccatctatatgaaagatacaggttttctgcagatggcatcaggtatctatgcagactactgggtcccaggattaagcaccgcactgcacggagccatgcactgagtgtggagcaaatggtttgtgtggccttgcgcttttttgctagtggagccttcctgtactcagtgggggatgctgaacaaggccacaatttgccgcacaataaggagtgtgtgtgtctggctatcaaagcattagcagatgtcttcatctccttccctggccacagatgactctgtgacatcaaagaggagttctataggattgcaggtaagaggatctacaaattacaggacaactgttaacacatagtaggatactcattactttgtgtgacaggtttccccaatgtcattggtgcagtggactgcacacacataaggataaaagccccctcaggtgcccatgaggccgatttttgtgaataggaaatcctttcacagcattaatgttcaggtgaacataactttttgatattgtccattgacgaacactctgcattgccagtgatgtgcattgattggtgtaatattcctcatcttatgatttcagatggtctgcaatgctgactgtgtgatcagcaatgttgtggcaaaatggcctggctcagtccatgactccagaatctttcgggcctctgaaatctatcagtgcctatcacaaggtaagccacacaacccctatttataaccatcatggctgtgtcaagaatatcactgtgtttgaggtagtaatgatgagattttgtgttgacaggtgaattctctggtgtgttgctgggagacagggggtatggctgccagccttttctcctgacacctttcacagacccccaggaagcacagcaggcctacaaccatgcccatgccaggaccagggccagagttgaaatgacctttggcctcctgaaggcacgctttcactgccttcacaaattaagggtcagccctgttagggcatgtgatattactgtggcttgtgctgtcctccacaatgtggcctgcctgaggaaggagagggcccccagagtgccaccagccatggactgggacaatccggcaatcttccctgatgacgacagtggtcggctgctgagggaccaatatgtgttgaattattttagttagtatgtgtgctttcaattttggttaaatatgtcctgcggtggcagaggaattttggtttttttgggttcgttttttgacgaatttggcctc
Encoded proteins:
- the dnajb14 gene encoding dnaJ homolog subfamily B member 14 isoform X2 produces the protein MLEALLDTLTRNGSSAGNGTHCRQRTTDSSSESTKARAGGQDQEAGGGEPSTKGFTKDQVEGVQRIKRCKDYYEVLGTSKEANEEELKKAYRKLALKFHPDKNQAPGATEAFKKIGNAYAVLSNPDKRKQYDLTGAEEPTSPGHAHSQGFDFHRGFEADITPEDLFNMFFGGGFPSSAAHTFTNGRARYSQQTDQRRERAEERGEGGFSMFIQLIPIVVLILVSILSQLMVSTPPYSLYSRPSTGQTVKRQTENLHVDYYVNRDFKTEYKGSNLQKIEKNVEEDYVSNVRNNCWKERQTKTDLLYAAKVYRDDRLRKKAELMTMDNCKELDRLNDLFRGG
- the dnajb14 gene encoding dnaJ homolog subfamily B member 14 isoform X1; amino-acid sequence: MEGNRDEAEKCINIATKALEAGDKDKAVKFLNKAEKLFPTYKAKALLDTLTRNGSSAGNGTHCRQRTTDSSSESTKARAGGQDQEAGGGEPSTKGFTKDQVEGVQRIKRCKDYYEVLGTSKEANEEELKKAYRKLALKFHPDKNQAPGATEAFKKIGNAYAVLSNPDKRKQYDLTGAEEPTSPGHAHSQGFDFHRGFEADITPEDLFNMFFGGGFPSSAAHTFTNGRARYSQQTDQRRERAEERGEGGFSMFIQLIPIVVLILVSILSQLMVSTPPYSLYSRPSTGQTVKRQTENLHVDYYVNRDFKTEYKGSNLQKIEKNVEEDYVSNVRNNCWKERQTKTDLLYAAKVYRDDRLRKKAELMTMDNCKELDRLNDLFRGG
- the LOC109877064 gene encoding LOW QUALITY PROTEIN: group XIIA secretory phospholipase A2 (The sequence of the model RefSeq protein was modified relative to this genomic sequence to represent the inferred CDS: inserted 1 base in 1 codon), giving the protein MPTNCNYFXSTGAVIMHHNSCIPVFLVGLLSFYGFLSCVSSCSKEPETPDWRMTLKTIRNGIHNIDKYLNVALDLFGGQDGLCHYECSDGYKPEPRPGYKPNPPNGCGSPLFGFQFDIGIPSLTKCCNQHDRCYDTCNRDKHDCDDEFQECLETICRRLQKMLGLAQSVQACENTVTLLFEAVMHMGCKPYMDSQRDSCICKFEVKRDL